A window of Coregonus clupeaformis isolate EN_2021a chromosome 28, ASM2061545v1, whole genome shotgun sequence contains these coding sequences:
- the LOC123482071 gene encoding pollen-specific leucine-rich repeat extensin-like protein 1 yields the protein MEVWERTASPQPHSSPGLGEDSFPPAPLFSSPGLGEDSFTPAPLFSSPGLGDDSFPPAPLFSSPGLGDDSFTPAPLFSSPGLGEDSFTPAPLFSRSGRGQLPPSPSLLQVWEMTASPQPLSSPGLGEDSFPPAPLFSSPGLGEDSFPQPPLFSSPGLGDYSFPPAPLFSSPGLGEDSFTPAPLFSRSGRGQLPPSPSLLQVWEMTASPQPLSSPGLGDDSFPQPLSSPGLGEDSFPQPLSSLLQVWGEDSFPQPLSSPGLGDDSFPQPLSSPGLGEDSFPPAPLFSSPGLGDDSFPQPLSSPGLGRGQLPPAPSLLFSRSGRRQLPPSPSLLQVWEMTASPQPLSSPGLGEDSFPPAPLFSSPGLGEDSFPPAPLFSSPGLGDDSFPPAPLFSKSGRRQLPPSDHSDLKRFSSSLSEGH from the exons ATGGAG GTCTGGGAGAGGACAGCTTCCCCCCAGCCCCACTCTTCTCCAGGTCTGGGAGAGGACAGCTTCCCCCcagcccctctcttctcttctccaggTCTGGGAGAAGACAGCTTCACCCcagcccctctcttctcttctccaggTCTGGGAGATGACAGCTTCCCCCcagcccctctcttctcttctccaggTCTGGGAGATGACAGCTTCACCCcagcccctctcttctcttctccaggTCTGGGAGAAGACAGCTTCACCCCAGCCCCTCTCTTCTCCAGGTCTGGGAGAGGACAGCTTCCCCCCAGCCCCTCTCTTCTCCAGGTCTGGGAGATGACAGCTTCCCCCCAGCCCCTCTCTTCTCCAGGTCTGGGAGAGGACAGCTTCCCCCcagcccctctcttctcttctccaggTCTGGGAGAAGACAGCTTCCCCcagccccctctcttctcttctccaggTCTGGGAGATTACAGCTTCCCCCcagcccctctcttctcttctccaggTCTGGGAGAAGACAGCTTCACCCCAGCCCCTCTCTTCTCCAGGTCTGGGAGAGGACAGCTTCCCCCCAGCCCCTCTCTTCTCCAGGTCTGGGAGATGACAGCTTCCCCCCAGCCCCTCTCTTCTCCAG GTCTGGGAGATGACAGCTTCCCCCAGCCCCTCTCTTCTCCAGGTCTGGGAGAGGACAGCTTCCCCcagcccctctcttctcttctccaggTCTGGGGAGAAGACAGCTTCCCCCAGCCCCTCTCTTCTCCAGGTCTGGGAGATGACAGCTTCCCCCAGCCCCTCTCTTCTCCAGGTCTGGGAGAGGACAGCTTCCCCCcagcccctctcttctcttctccag GTCTGGGAGATGACAGCTTCCCCCAGCCCCTCTCTTCTCCAGGTCTGGGGAGAGGACAGCTTCCCCcagccccctctcttctcttctccaggTCTGGGAGAAGACAGCTTCCCCCCAGCCCCTCTCTTCTCCAGGTCTGGGAGATGACAGCTTCCCCCCAGCCCCTCTCTTCTCCAGGTCTGGGAGAGGACAGCTTCCCCCcagcccctctcttctcttctccaggTCTGGGAGAAGACAGCTTCCCCCcagcccctctcttctcttctccaggTCTGGGAGATGACAGCTTCCCCCCAGCCCCTCTCTTCTCCAAGTCTGGGAGAAGACAGCTTCCCCCCAGCGACCACAGCGATCTGAAGCGTTTTAGCAGCAGCCTGTCTGAGGGGCACTAG